AATTCGGCAAAGCGGTCGAAGACCGCATGGATCGCGGCTTGCACCGACTCGTCAGGATGCAACAGCACCTCCCCGTCGGCGTCGCCCCGTACCAGACCCACCGGCAGCCCGCGGTGCAGCTCCCCGCGTGCGGCCTTGTTGCGGATGCCACCGAGCAGCCGCGCACGCAGCACATGCAGCTCTGCCTCTGACATCGTACCTTTGAGCCCGAGCACCAGGCGGTCATTGAACAAGCCCGGATGATAAATCCCATCTCCATCACCGATGAGCGTGTGGGTCAGGCCACATAGATCGAGCAGACGGTACCAATCAGCATTATTGCGCGCTAGTCGCGAGACTTCCAAGCCGAGCACGATGCCCACCTGGCCGAGGCCGACCTCCGCGGTCATACGCGCGAAGCCGGTGCGCTCGGAAAGGCCGGAACCGGAAATACCGAGGTCCTCATCGATGACCTTCACCTGATCGCGTCGCCAACCAAGCCGCGCGGCGCGTTCGGCTAACTCGTACTGACGGGCAGTGGACTCGCGATTATGCTCGACCTGCGTCGTACTGGACTGACGCACGTAAACGATTGCGCATCGGCGTAGGTGCTCAGCGGTGATCTTGCTCAGTTCGTTCATCGTTGTGATCTCCGGCAGTGGCGATTGCTCGGGCGATTAGTCGGGCGAGTCGCAGCACGAGATGTGCGCGCTGCTCTTTATCGAGGGCCTCCCATACGGGTACGGCACCGTGCTGAGGTGGTGGGTCGAGCAAGCTTAGCTGCTGCATGGCTGTCCTCCGATTCCGGTGGCAGGACAGTATGCGCGGCATCCGATTGCCGCAGCAAAGCGTCGACGATCGTCCGGGCGTGCAGCAACTCGGCGTGGGAAGCCAGGAATGCCGCTTGAGCTAATTGCGGGCTTGCATGCGGTAAATGTTGTGCGATAGCCAGATCTGTCCACGCGGCCGGTACAAGGGCACGGGTACCATCGGGCAGTACAAGCGTCAGATGAAGTTCGCCGCGTCGATGACACCAGCCAAGCACATTGAGCGCAGATCCCTCAAAGGGATGGCGCGACCGAACGATGGTTACCTGATCGGGATAGTCGTCGAGATGATGAGCGCGGTGGTGGGTAGTCTGTCGAGTAGTCTTTCGGGAGTCTCGATCATGATCGGGTCCTCCGGTTTGTCGAACATCGAGTCGGTGATCCGCGCCTGATCAGCTTGATCCGGCGCTGGTTGAAAGCGGGTGTCTTGGAAGACGGAGCGGTGCATCCGAGCGAACAAGGAACGCCACAAGGCGGATCGATCAGTGTGCTTTTGAGCAACCTCTACCTTCATTACGTTCTCGACCTCTGGTTCGAACGCGTGGTGAAGGGCCGGTTGCGGGGCGAAGCCCGACTGGTGCGCTATATCGACGACTTTGTGATCTGCTTCCAATATCGATCGGACGCCATCCGCGTACAGGAGGCCTTGCGTCTTCGGTTGGGGAAGTTCGGCCTCACTCTAGAGCCGACCAAGACCAAGTTGGTCGAGTTTGGTCGGTTCGCGCAAAGACACGCGGGCAAACGCGGCAGAAACCGCCCGGAAACAATCTACTTTCTGGGTCTAACGCTCTATTGCCCGCGAAACCAAAGAGGCAACTTCAAGGTTGGGATGCGTACCGAGAAATCTCGGCTAAAGCGCAGCCTTATGTCTCTGCAGGAGCTGATGCGGCGAATACGGCATTACAAGATCAGTGACCAGGCCGATGAAATCAACGTCGTCCTGCGCGGCCACTATGGCTATTACGGCGTCGCCGGAAATCTCCGGAGCCTCGTAAAAGTTTATCGGGCCGTGGAGCGTTACTGGCGCGGAATGCTGCGCAGCCGCAGCTGGGCAGGCCGACGCCTCACTTGGGACGCCTTCAACCAAATCAAAGAACGGACACCGTTGCTGAAGCCTAAGCTGCGCCTCCCTTATCGGGAGCTGCAGGCGCTAGCAGTGCTGTGAACCAACTGTCGAAGAGCGTCGGTGCGGGAAATCCGCACGCCACGTTCTGTGGGAACCGGGGGCGGGCGACCGCCTCCGGTGACCCGGTGGCGAGCTCAAGAAGCCATGCCGGCTCGGTGAGGGCACTGACGTGAAAACGTCAGCAACAGTGAGGCCCCGCAAAGGCTACCGCTTCAAGGCTCGTCTCTACCATCCACCCCGCTGTCGTGAAAACCTTGCGCCATCGCCTTCCGCTTCCGCGCCAGCGCATGGACTTTTGCTCCTTCTCCCGGGGCGCCAACGCATCGTGCTAGGGGTGGATGGAAAACACCACTTCTCCGAGAATGGCCATCCGTCGTTGAAGATCTATGGTGACATGGTATCGGCTGACCGCGAGTTGCGCCTCGCCGGTTATGAGGTCTACCGATTCGGAGCGAATGAGCTGGTCGGCGAGGGCGCCGAACTGAGGATCACCGATTTCTTCGAAAAGCTTTTCCGCCTGCATCGCGTCGGGCGCTGACCGCGCTCCTCCACCGAAGGCACGAAACCCTTGCATGTCGGAAAATCAGACATTATATTCGCTGCGGGTCCTAGAAAGACACAGAGATGGTAACAACCACCACGCTCGCTCCGCCGCCCGTCAAGATTGCGCCGTTCCCCTTGGCCGCCGTCGAGGCGAAATTGCGCGACGAATTGGTCGAGGCTGTGAAGATCGAGGCGTCGATTAGGGGCATGGCCCTGCCCGCGGCACCTGCAGATATCGCCAAAGCATCCGTTCACGTGGACTCGTTGGTGGTCGTTTCAATCCTGTGCGCAGTCGAACCGATTGTCGGGTTCGAACTGCCTGAGAGCGTCGTCCGCGCAGGCGGCTACATGTCCGTCGAGGGCGCACTCGGCCAGCTACTGCCCCGTTTGGAGAAAGAGTGGACGAAGAAGAAAGGAGCGAAATCATGACCGATCTCGCAGTTCATCAGGATAACGATGACGAAGCGCGCCGGCTTCTCGGCGATCGGCTCCGTGAAGCTCGCAAGTACCTCGGTCTCAAGCAGGAGGAGGTCGCAACTTATTTGAAGATCCCGCGAACCGCCCTGACGGATATTGAGAACGGTCTACGCCGCGTCGAGGCGATCGAACTCGCCCGGCTTGCAAAGTTGTACCGTCAGCCGGTGGGCTATTTCACTGGAGAAGACGCTGCGGCGAGCCTGCCAATCGATGTGGCCCACTTGGCGCGCAAGGCGGCCGACCTGTCGGAGCAGGACCGCACCGAGCTCGGACGTTTCGCCGAATACCTGCGCGCTCGCTCGCGCGCCGCGCAAGGCTAACCGATGGTGGCTGCGGATTATCCGAGCGCGGTTCGCGCTGGCACGATGGCTGCGGCGCGGCTCCATCGGCAACTTGACCTGCGTCAGCAGATCGAGGCGGCCGGGGGAACGTCGATGTTTTCGCAGCCATCCATTCCGTAGATTTGCCCCTGCTCGTGCGACCCCTGCAAGGCCTCCTCGGTGCTTATCTGAGCGATCCTGTACCTGGTGTGCTCGTCACGACACAGCGTCCGATGAGCATTCAACGGTTCACTGCGGCGCATGAGCTCGGACATTTCCGCCTCCAGCATCAGCCCAGTCTCGATGACGAAAGCATTCTGCGACGGATGCCCTTGCAAGCGCAGCCGACCGGCGACTTTCAGGAGGTTGAGGCCGACGCGTTCGCTGTCGAGTTCATGATGCCGCGCTGGCTCGTCGCTTGGCATGCGACTCGTCAGGGCTGGACCGTTCCCGATTTTCGCCGACCGAGTGCGGTCTACCAGCTCTCGTTGCGAATCGGCGCGAGTTATGAGGCGACTTGCTGGACGCTCGCCCGCCACAGATTCATCCAGGCGACGCAGGCCCGGGAACTCCTTCAGACCAAACCGCGTGAGATGAAAGTCGCCCTGCTCGAGGCCTATCAGCCGCAGGACTACAGGGGAGACGTCTGGCTGCTCACCGAGCGCGACGCAGGTGCGCGCATCGACGGGAGCCGCAACGATCTGTTTGTTCTCCGGCTCGAAGAACATAGCGGCGGAGGCTATCTCTGGGATATCGATCAGCTCAAAGAGAGTGGGTTCGCCGTCGTGCGCGATGACCTGCAGGCGATTGACGCCGACGGCGTCGGCGGCCCCGTCATCCGGCGCGTGACTGCAACGCCACCGGACACTTATCGCGGACGGCTCGCGATCGACGAACGTCGACCATGGGATCCTGATCCGCCTCTTGCGACTCTTGCCGTGGACCTCGATCTCACCGGCCCTGAGCAAGAGGGGCTTTCCCGCGCCGAACGGCGGAGGCTGCTTGAGGCGGCATGAGCGACATTACGATTTCGGTCGATCTGCGGGCTTCTTTCGGCGCCGCCCGCAATCAAGGGGCGCGCCCTACCTGCCTTGCCTTCGCGGCGAGCGATGCACATGCCTCTCTACGTGAGGGCTGGGTGCCGTTGTCCTGCGAATATGCCTTCTATCAGGCGCAACGGCGCGCCGGCCGGGCGCCGGACACCGGCGCGCTCCTTTCTTCGATGCTGGAGGCGCTTCACAAGGATGGGCAACCCGTAGAGAGCGGCTGGCCCTATTTATCCGCAACACCCGCAGATGCGGCGTCATGGGTGCCGCCGCGTGAGCTCGGCAAACTGTTCGGCCGCAATGGCGCCGTCGCTACCCACTCGATCGACCACGTCATCCAGGAATTGGACCAAGGGCGCCCGGTGATCGTTCTGACGATGCTGTCGCGCGCCTTCTATCAGCGCAACCCTCAGGGTGTCGTCGATCCATCGCCCGGCGAGCAATCCGAGCCCGACCGGCGCCACGCGGTGGTGGCGGTTGGGCATGGG
This Bradyrhizobium sp. CCBAU 53421 DNA region includes the following protein-coding sequences:
- a CDS encoding helix-turn-helix domain-containing protein; translated protein: MTDLAVHQDNDDEARRLLGDRLREARKYLGLKQEEVATYLKIPRTALTDIENGLRRVEAIELARLAKLYRQPVGYFTGEDAAASLPIDVAHLARKAADLSEQDRTELGRFAEYLRARSRAAQG
- a CDS encoding ImmA/IrrE family metallo-endopeptidase gives rise to the protein MSIQRFTAAHELGHFRLQHQPSLDDESILRRMPLQAQPTGDFQEVEADAFAVEFMMPRWLVAWHATRQGWTVPDFRRPSAVYQLSLRIGASYEATCWTLARHRFIQATQARELLQTKPREMKVALLEAYQPQDYRGDVWLLTERDAGARIDGSRNDLFVLRLEEHSGGGYLWDIDQLKESGFAVVRDDLQAIDADGVGGPVIRRVTATPPDTYRGRLAIDERRPWDPDPPLATLAVDLDLTGPEQEGLSRAERRRLLEAA
- a CDS encoding C1 family peptidase, which gives rise to MSDITISVDLRASFGAARNQGARPTCLAFAASDAHASLREGWVPLSCEYAFYQAQRRAGRAPDTGALLSSMLEALHKDGQPVESGWPYLSATPADAASWVPPRELGKLFGRNGAVATHSIDHVIQELDQGRPVIVLTMLSRAFYQRNPQGVVDPSPGEQSEPDRRHAVVAVGHGKVDGQRAVLVRNSWGPTWGDAGYGWLTERFLGPRIYAAAILLEDVDVLADPVAA